From the Chloroflexus aurantiacus J-10-fl genome, one window contains:
- the nadD gene encoding nicotinate-nucleotide adenylyltransferase, producing MTTVRRLGIYGGTFAPIHFGHLAIAEEVRWVCDLDQVLIIPAAAQPLKPTHSAAPHHRLAMVRLACAGNAALIPSPLELERPPPSYTIDTLRICQERYGVGVHLTLIVGADAAGDLPRWRDPDQIARIAHLAVVERPGHLFDPATLLAAVPAFTGRITVIKGPQLAISSTDLRHRLATGRPVRYQLPDAVLDYITRHRLYQAGEA from the coding sequence ATGACCACTGTTCGCCGCCTGGGGATTTATGGAGGTACGTTCGCCCCAATTCATTTCGGTCATCTCGCCATTGCCGAAGAAGTGCGCTGGGTCTGTGACCTTGATCAGGTTCTGATTATTCCGGCTGCTGCCCAGCCTCTAAAGCCGACCCACAGTGCTGCCCCCCATCACCGGTTGGCGATGGTCAGGCTGGCCTGTGCCGGGAATGCTGCACTGATTCCCTCGCCGCTTGAATTGGAACGACCACCACCCTCGTATACCATCGATACGCTCCGCATTTGTCAGGAGCGCTATGGTGTTGGAGTGCATCTCACCCTTATCGTTGGTGCCGATGCTGCCGGCGACCTGCCCCGCTGGCGCGATCCGGATCAGATTGCCCGTATCGCCCATCTGGCAGTTGTTGAACGGCCCGGGCATCTCTTCGATCCGGCAACCCTGCTTGCTGCCGTGCCCGCTTTCACTGGTCGGATAACGGTCATTAAGGGGCCTCAACTTGCCATCTCAAGCACCGATCTGCGCCACCGCCTTGCCACCGGTCGTCCGGTACGCTACCAGTTGCCAGACGCCGTTCTTGATTACATTACTCGCCATCGCCTGTATCAAGCCGGGGAAGCATGA
- the rsmG gene encoding 16S rRNA (guanine(527)-N(7))-methyltransferase RsmG: protein MTNSTAHLLRKTTADWGLSLNDHQLAQFERYLDELMTWNERFNLTAVRDRAAMVRRHLLDSLWLARVWETPPDSLIDIGSGAGFPALPLKILYPALPVTLVEATGKKATFLRHVIDCLQLHNIRVLNERIETVGQNPTEREHYQVVTARAVAELRVLLEYALPLLRLGGHLLAPKGRHPEVEIAAAQNALALLGGEVSACLPVEIPDEEPRSLVIVTKTAPTPNRFPRAVGIPARRPL from the coding sequence ATGACCAATAGCACTGCCCATCTGCTCAGAAAAACCACCGCTGATTGGGGTCTGTCGCTGAACGATCACCAACTGGCGCAGTTTGAACGCTATCTGGACGAGCTGATGACCTGGAACGAACGCTTTAACCTGACTGCCGTTCGTGACCGGGCTGCGATGGTTCGCCGGCATCTGCTCGACTCGCTCTGGTTGGCCAGGGTCTGGGAAACACCACCGGATAGTTTGATCGATATTGGGAGCGGTGCCGGCTTCCCGGCGCTGCCGCTCAAAATCCTCTATCCTGCGCTGCCGGTTACTCTGGTAGAGGCTACCGGCAAAAAGGCCACGTTTCTGCGTCACGTCATTGATTGCCTTCAGTTGCACAATATTCGAGTGTTAAACGAGCGCATTGAAACCGTCGGCCAAAACCCCACCGAACGCGAACACTATCAGGTGGTGACTGCTCGTGCCGTCGCCGAATTACGGGTGTTGCTCGAATACGCCTTGCCACTCTTGCGCCTCGGCGGGCATCTGCTTGCTCCCAAAGGGCGGCATCCAGAAGTAGAAATTGCTGCTGCCCAGAATGCCCTCGCCCTGCTTGGTGGTGAAGTCAGCGCCTGCCTGCCGGTCGAGATTCCTGATGAAGAGCCACGTAGTCTGGTGATTGTAACCAAAACTGCTCCTACTCCCAACCGCTTCCCCCGCGCCGTTGGCATCCCGGCGCGCCGGCCTTTGTAG
- a CDS encoding PspA/IM30 family protein, with the protein MSILGRIKDLISANINAMLDKAEDPEKMANEYLRQLTNELYEARTGVAQAMADETRLEQRRIAAEGEAEQWQIKAERALRAGDEALAKAALARKVQAQKLAEQYRAQEKAQEEQVEALQQALIDLETRIAEVKARKELIIAKKNRAQTQEALQRTAASIGRVSALDKLDQLEEKVDDRLARAEAMAKLEGDSLEARFRDLEKETEVDSELAELKRKLGLS; encoded by the coding sequence ATGTCCATTCTCGGTCGAATTAAAGATCTGATCAGTGCCAACATTAACGCCATGCTCGACAAAGCGGAGGATCCGGAGAAGATGGCGAACGAGTACCTGCGCCAGTTAACGAACGAGCTATACGAGGCGCGAACGGGGGTTGCTCAGGCGATGGCTGATGAAACCCGCCTTGAACAGCGGCGTATTGCTGCCGAGGGTGAGGCCGAGCAGTGGCAAATTAAGGCCGAGCGTGCGTTACGTGCTGGTGACGAAGCGTTAGCGAAAGCCGCATTGGCGCGTAAGGTGCAGGCGCAGAAACTGGCTGAGCAATACCGTGCCCAGGAAAAGGCTCAGGAAGAGCAGGTGGAAGCTCTCCAGCAGGCATTGATTGACCTCGAAACCCGGATCGCTGAGGTTAAAGCACGCAAAGAGCTGATTATCGCCAAAAAGAACCGTGCTCAGACCCAAGAGGCACTTCAGCGCACGGCGGCTTCGATTGGTCGGGTCAGTGCCCTTGATAAGCTCGATCAGCTCGAAGAAAAGGTGGATGACCGCCTGGCCCGCGCCGAAGCAATGGCGAAACTGGAAGGGGACTCGCTCGAAGCACGCTTCCGTGATCTGGAAAAAGAGACCGAGGTGGATAGCGAGCTGGCTGAGCTGAAGCGTAAACTCGGCTTGAGCTGA
- a CDS encoding thymidine kinase, with protein sequence MTRPSDGGRIEVICGCMYSGKTEELIRRMRQVRIARQSYRIFTPRMDTRYAEGQVASHSGSRLEAITVATMKDILAHAEDAQVVAIDELHLFDDDPAEMVRGCQWLANRGVRVIVAGLDLNYRAEPFPAMMHLLALAEQVDKLYAICVKCGAYATRSQRLIDGKPAPADAPTIVVGGLDMYEARCRTCYEPAV encoded by the coding sequence ATGACTCGCCCAAGCGATGGTGGCCGCATCGAGGTGATTTGCGGCTGTATGTACAGCGGGAAGACCGAGGAACTCATTCGGCGAATGCGTCAGGTACGGATTGCCCGCCAGTCGTACCGCATCTTCACACCGCGTATGGATACGCGCTATGCCGAAGGGCAGGTGGCGAGCCATAGCGGGAGCCGGCTCGAGGCAATCACAGTGGCGACCATGAAGGACATTCTGGCCCATGCCGAGGATGCCCAGGTTGTGGCCATTGATGAATTGCACCTCTTTGATGATGATCCGGCCGAAATGGTACGTGGGTGTCAATGGCTGGCCAATCGCGGTGTGCGAGTGATTGTAGCCGGCCTTGATCTAAATTATCGCGCCGAGCCATTTCCGGCCATGATGCATCTGCTGGCGCTCGCCGAGCAGGTAGACAAGCTATACGCCATTTGTGTGAAGTGTGGCGCCTACGCAACCCGGTCACAACGATTAATTGACGGCAAACCGGCACCCGCCGATGCGCCCACCATTGTGGTGGGAGGGCTTGACATGTACGAAGCGCGCTGCCGGACCTGTTACGAGCCAGCGGTATAA
- a CDS encoding TIGR00730 family Rossman fold protein, which yields MSRQTEDERLLHTDPYRQVHDFTHTDTWRVLRIMGEFVEGFENMAGLGPAVSIFGSARIPPASPIYAAATETARLLAQAGFTIITGGGPGLMEAANKGARAGGGRSVGCTIELPFETGANPFVDLEVRFRYFFIRKIMFVKYAQAFVIFPGGFGTLDELFEALTLIQTGKIHDFPVILYGSDFWQGMLDWARNTLLAHGTIAQTDIDRLLICDDPQQICAHVVQSYQHRHGKRGTEPWTH from the coding sequence ATGTCACGACAGACAGAAGACGAACGATTGTTGCATACCGATCCCTATCGGCAGGTTCACGACTTTACCCATACGGATACCTGGCGGGTATTGCGCATTATGGGTGAATTTGTCGAGGGTTTCGAGAATATGGCCGGCCTGGGGCCTGCCGTCTCGATCTTTGGCTCGGCCCGCATTCCACCGGCATCGCCAATCTACGCTGCGGCTACCGAAACGGCCCGCCTGCTGGCCCAGGCCGGGTTTACGATCATTACCGGTGGTGGCCCCGGTCTGATGGAAGCGGCGAATAAGGGCGCGCGTGCCGGTGGTGGCCGCTCGGTTGGGTGTACGATTGAATTGCCATTTGAAACCGGCGCCAATCCTTTTGTTGATCTCGAAGTGCGTTTTCGCTATTTCTTCATTCGCAAAATCATGTTTGTTAAGTATGCCCAGGCATTTGTGATCTTTCCCGGTGGTTTTGGTACCCTTGACGAGTTGTTTGAAGCGTTAACGCTCATTCAAACCGGAAAAATTCACGACTTTCCGGTTATTCTGTACGGCTCCGATTTCTGGCAGGGGATGCTTGATTGGGCACGCAATACCCTGCTTGCCCATGGCACGATTGCCCAAACTGATATTGATCGGTTACTGATCTGCGATGACCCTCAACAGATTTGTGCGCATGTTGTGCAGTCGTACCAGCATCGACACGGTAAGCGAGGAACTGAACCGTGGACACACTAA
- the rfbB gene encoding dTDP-glucose 4,6-dehydratase → MRNLLVTGGAGFIGSNFVHYMLGKYDDYRIVVYDKLTYAGNLANLAPVANDPRFAFVQGDICDIDAVRQAVRSYNIDTIVNFAAETHVDRSIMAPDAVVRTNVNGTWALLEVAREFQLERFHQISTDEVYGAIPAPRRSREGDPLEPRSPYSASKAGAEHLVYAYYITYGVPMTITRGSNNIGPYHYPEKAVPLFTTNAIDNLPLPIYGDGLQVRDYQYVLDHCEAIDLVLHKGQIGEVYNVGTEVETPNIEMARKILDILGKPYSLIQHVTDRAGHDRRYALDCSKLRALGWRSRHTFDEALEKTVRWFVENEAWWRPIKSGEYLEYYRRQYVERG, encoded by the coding sequence ATGCGGAATCTGCTCGTTACCGGCGGAGCCGGCTTCATTGGCAGTAACTTTGTCCACTATATGCTTGGCAAATATGATGATTACCGGATTGTGGTGTACGACAAGCTGACGTATGCCGGTAATCTGGCTAACCTGGCCCCGGTTGCCAATGATCCACGCTTTGCCTTTGTGCAGGGCGATATTTGTGATATTGATGCAGTACGGCAGGCTGTACGTTCGTACAACATCGACACCATCGTCAACTTTGCCGCCGAAACGCACGTTGATCGGTCGATCATGGCCCCTGATGCCGTCGTGCGCACGAACGTCAACGGCACCTGGGCCTTACTCGAAGTGGCCCGCGAGTTTCAGCTTGAGCGATTTCACCAGATCAGTACTGACGAGGTGTACGGCGCTATTCCGGCACCGCGCCGGTCACGCGAGGGTGATCCGCTCGAACCGCGCAGCCCCTATTCGGCCAGCAAAGCCGGTGCCGAGCATCTGGTGTACGCCTACTACATCACCTATGGCGTACCAATGACGATTACACGCGGCTCGAACAATATTGGGCCGTACCACTACCCGGAAAAGGCGGTACCACTCTTCACCACCAACGCGATTGACAATCTGCCCCTGCCGATCTATGGCGATGGCCTGCAAGTGCGCGATTATCAATACGTCCTCGACCATTGCGAAGCGATTGATCTTGTGCTGCACAAGGGTCAGATTGGGGAAGTATACAATGTGGGTACCGAGGTCGAAACGCCCAATATCGAAATGGCCCGCAAGATTCTCGATATTCTCGGCAAGCCCTACAGTCTTATTCAACACGTCACCGACCGGGCCGGTCATGATCGGCGCTATGCGCTCGATTGCTCCAAATTACGCGCGTTAGGCTGGCGTTCACGCCATACCTTCGACGAAGCACTTGAAAAGACGGTGCGCTGGTTCGTTGAGAACGAAGCCTGGTGGCGACCGATTAAATCGGGGGAGTATCTGGAATACTACCGCCGCCAGTATGTCGAACGGGGGTAG
- the purE gene encoding 5-(carboxyamino)imidazole ribonucleotide mutase: protein MTDHPLVGIIMGSDSDLPTMQGAIDVCREFAIPYEARVVSAHRTPLDMAEYGMTAHQRGIRVIIAGAGGAAHLPGMIAAHSPLPVIGVPVPSKALNGLDSLLSIVQMPAGVPVATVAIGNGRNAGLLAVQILASADPELLARVQAYKERMAAESRAKNRIFTEM from the coding sequence ATGACAGATCATCCATTAGTAGGCATTATTATGGGCAGCGACAGCGACCTGCCAACCATGCAGGGCGCAATTGATGTCTGTCGCGAATTCGCCATTCCCTACGAAGCACGGGTTGTCTCGGCCCATCGCACCCCGCTCGATATGGCCGAATATGGCATGACAGCCCATCAACGCGGTATTCGGGTGATCATTGCCGGTGCCGGCGGAGCGGCCCATTTACCCGGCATGATTGCGGCGCACTCACCTTTGCCCGTGATCGGGGTACCTGTCCCCAGCAAGGCCCTCAACGGTCTCGACTCGTTACTCTCGATTGTGCAGATGCCGGCGGGAGTGCCGGTAGCCACAGTCGCGATTGGGAACGGTCGCAACGCCGGTTTGCTGGCCGTCCAGATTCTGGCGAGTGCCGATCCAGAACTCCTGGCGCGCGTACAGGCGTACAAAGAGCGCATGGCCGCTGAGTCGCGGGCCAAGAACCGCATCTTTACTGAAATGTAA
- a CDS encoding 5-(carboxyamino)imidazole ribonucleotide synthase translates to MRIGIFGGGQLAQMLTQAAISLGIEIVICERVADSPAARYTQHAIVGPWEDETVLTTFAHQCDIVTLENEFIDAGLLERVVAQGVPVWPAPATVAVVQDKLWQKERLAAAGLAVPPFRSVATPDDVLTAAQAFGWPLVLKTRRNGYDGYGNATLRTAEDVLPAWERLTRGGSPLLVEAWVPFTCELAVMVVRGRDGTIASYPVVETVQQNHICHIVRAPAPIEAKLAAQATDLAVAAIQAVDGVGIFGVELFALADGQVLINELAPRPHNSGHYTIEACVTSQFENHLRAVAGWPLGATALRSPAAVMVNLLGRRNGPITPTAITAALAVPGAHMHFYGKREERIGRKMGHVTALGSTLAEAEAIARQAAALVAMPDGQQ, encoded by the coding sequence ATGCGTATTGGAATCTTTGGTGGTGGACAACTGGCCCAGATGTTGACCCAGGCGGCAATTTCACTGGGGATTGAGATCGTGATCTGCGAACGGGTTGCGGATAGTCCCGCTGCGCGCTATACCCAACACGCCATCGTTGGCCCCTGGGAGGATGAGACGGTACTGACTACGTTTGCCCATCAGTGCGATATTGTGACGCTGGAAAATGAGTTTATCGATGCCGGCCTGCTCGAACGGGTCGTCGCTCAGGGGGTACCGGTCTGGCCGGCACCGGCAACTGTAGCAGTGGTGCAGGACAAATTGTGGCAGAAAGAACGGCTGGCCGCTGCCGGCCTGGCCGTACCACCGTTTCGTTCTGTTGCGACCCCGGATGACGTCCTCACTGCGGCCCAGGCGTTCGGCTGGCCACTCGTGCTCAAGACACGTCGTAACGGGTATGATGGCTATGGCAATGCGACGCTCCGCACGGCAGAAGATGTGCTGCCGGCCTGGGAACGGCTTACCCGCGGTGGTAGTCCGTTGCTGGTGGAGGCGTGGGTACCTTTTACGTGTGAACTGGCAGTGATGGTGGTGCGTGGACGTGATGGCACCATCGCGTCCTATCCTGTGGTAGAGACGGTGCAGCAAAACCACATTTGTCACATTGTCCGGGCACCGGCCCCGATTGAGGCAAAGCTGGCCGCACAGGCGACCGATCTGGCTGTAGCGGCTATTCAGGCTGTTGATGGAGTGGGTATTTTTGGGGTTGAGTTGTTTGCCCTGGCCGATGGTCAGGTGCTGATCAATGAATTAGCGCCCCGTCCCCACAACTCTGGTCACTACACGATTGAAGCGTGCGTAACCTCGCAATTTGAGAACCACCTGCGTGCTGTTGCCGGATGGCCGTTGGGAGCAACCGCACTCCGCTCACCGGCAGCGGTGATGGTCAACCTGCTTGGCCGTCGTAATGGGCCGATCACCCCAACGGCGATCACCGCAGCGTTGGCCGTACCCGGTGCCCATATGCACTTTTATGGAAAGCGCGAGGAGCGCATCGGACGTAAGATGGGGCACGTCACTGCGCTTGGGTCAACACTGGCTGAAGCAGAAGCCATTGCCCGTCAGGCGGCGGCGCTAGTGGCGATGCCGGACGGGCAGCAATGA
- a CDS encoding helix-turn-helix transcriptional regulator has translation MSETNDRVRSKAARLRRIEHQLYNAPDGLSVVDLARLCGVNRRTIYRDLDILSESGAPIWQHNGKYGIDRNAYLATIRLNLNEAVALFFAARLLSHHSDEHNPHIVSALDQLAAGLPDQTIAGHIARLANLVRERPPSPRYVEILERLTRAWADRRMVRIRYRAPNRPATERDIAPYFLEVVRMTPGLYVIGYDRLRDDVRTFKVERIEHAELLDEHYHIPEGFDPYDHLARAWAVMSEAEVTIHLRFTPQVAPRIRENRWHHSQQLIDNADGGCDLHLTVGGIREILSWVLSWGADVEVLAPEELRNEVINHARQMLARYV, from the coding sequence ATGTCCGAGACCAATGATCGTGTGCGGAGCAAAGCTGCTCGTCTCCGCCGCATTGAACACCAGCTCTACAACGCCCCCGATGGGCTGAGTGTGGTTGACCTGGCTCGACTATGTGGTGTCAATCGGCGCACCATCTATCGCGATCTCGACATTCTGAGCGAGAGTGGTGCGCCGATCTGGCAGCACAACGGCAAGTACGGGATCGACCGCAATGCCTATCTGGCAACGATCCGTCTAAACCTCAATGAAGCCGTTGCGCTGTTCTTTGCTGCTCGCCTCCTGAGCCATCACAGCGACGAACACAATCCCCATATTGTCTCGGCCCTCGATCAACTGGCCGCCGGTCTCCCTGATCAGACGATTGCCGGTCATATCGCCCGCCTCGCCAATCTTGTTCGCGAACGGCCACCCAGTCCGCGTTACGTCGAAATCCTCGAACGACTGACCCGAGCCTGGGCAGATCGGCGCATGGTGCGGATCCGCTATCGAGCGCCTAACCGACCGGCAACCGAACGTGATATTGCCCCTTATTTTCTTGAAGTTGTGCGCATGACACCGGGCCTGTACGTCATCGGCTATGATCGTCTCCGTGATGATGTGCGCACCTTCAAGGTTGAGCGCATCGAACACGCTGAGTTACTCGACGAGCATTACCACATTCCTGAAGGCTTCGATCCATACGACCATCTGGCGCGGGCATGGGCCGTTATGAGCGAAGCCGAAGTCACGATTCATCTGCGTTTCACCCCTCAGGTTGCACCCCGCATTCGCGAAAATCGCTGGCACCATAGCCAGCAGCTCATCGACAATGCTGATGGCGGTTGCGATCTTCACCTCACTGTCGGCGGTATTCGCGAGATTTTGAGTTGGGTCTTGAGCTGGGGCGCCGATGTTGAGGTATTGGCGCCAGAAGAATTGCGTAACGAAGTGATCAACCACGCTCGCCAGATGCTGGCGCGCTATGTGTGA
- the rpmE gene encoding 50S ribosomal protein L31: MKQGIHPKYYTDGIVCGTCGTVWKIGSTRPNLRVEICANCHPFYTGEQRIVDTAGQVDRFMRRLNVAQERQNERESRRAARTQPEKKSLLKEIYGEDAE; this comes from the coding sequence GTGAAACAGGGTATTCATCCCAAGTATTACACTGATGGCATTGTGTGCGGAACCTGTGGGACGGTCTGGAAGATTGGTTCCACTCGTCCCAATCTGCGAGTTGAGATTTGCGCCAATTGCCATCCGTTCTACACCGGCGAGCAGCGGATTGTCGATACTGCCGGCCAGGTTGACCGCTTTATGCGGCGGTTGAATGTGGCGCAAGAACGCCAGAATGAGCGCGAGAGCCGGCGGGCAGCTCGTACTCAGCCGGAAAAGAAGAGCCTGCTTAAAGAGATTTATGGTGAAGATGCCGAGTAG
- the rpmA gene encoding 50S ribosomal protein L27 translates to MAHKKGVGSSRNGRDSNPKMRGVKRFGGEHVRAGNIIVRQCGTKIKPGENVGVGRDWTLYALVDGVVQFGHYSRTQKMVSVIPVTAAETAH, encoded by the coding sequence ATGGCCCACAAAAAAGGTGTAGGTAGCTCGCGTAACGGACGCGATAGCAATCCAAAAATGCGCGGTGTCAAGCGCTTTGGCGGCGAGCATGTTCGCGCCGGAAACATTATCGTCCGCCAGTGTGGCACCAAAATTAAGCCGGGTGAGAATGTTGGGGTAGGTCGTGACTGGACTCTGTACGCGCTTGTTGATGGCGTCGTGCAGTTCGGCCACTATTCACGCACCCAGAAGATGGTGAGCGTGATCCCAGTTACTGCCGCAGAAACGGCTCATTAG
- the rplU gene encoding 50S ribosomal protein L21 → MYAIIRDRGMQYRVEPGQVLTIDLISAEPGSQIELGEVLLVGDAEQVKVGSPLVEGAVVRAEVLGEQKGDKIVVFRYRNKTRYRRRTGHRQRYTKIRISEIVA, encoded by the coding sequence GTGTATGCAATTATTCGTGACCGAGGCATGCAATACCGTGTCGAGCCGGGCCAAGTCCTGACCATCGACCTGATCAGCGCCGAACCGGGTAGCCAGATCGAGCTGGGGGAGGTGCTTTTGGTGGGCGACGCGGAACAGGTCAAGGTCGGCTCGCCGCTGGTCGAAGGTGCTGTGGTGCGGGCAGAAGTATTGGGAGAGCAGAAGGGCGATAAGATCGTTGTCTTCCGCTACCGCAACAAGACCCGCTATCGCCGGCGCACCGGTCATCGCCAGCGCTACACTAAAATTCGGATTAGCGAGATCGTCGCCTGA
- a CDS encoding response regulator, producing MPKRILVVDDDPNIRRLVSLALTEDTPYEVSDVSSAEAALLHISRQPVDLLFTDVRMPGMSGIELIQRVRQLDPGTAVVVFTISPEDLSPQLKTELQIDYVLTKPATAEQLRLAATTLLDPIKPAAASRPEAPAGETSGGSRFSQRLAMLRSRQPVQSASTGSSNVAMRLTPHQSGRSGRSYSEAQLERMRQSLKDLALAPDVQCAILADMSGLVLSHWSRRRDINVTVVAALAAGNTLALAEIGRHLGQQRPGHLVIHEGQDQNIIMASVDDLILLLAIGANASLGWARIAALRACEEMARIAHSE from the coding sequence ATGCCTAAGCGCATTTTAGTTGTTGATGATGATCCGAATATTCGCCGGCTGGTATCACTCGCTCTCACCGAGGACACACCGTATGAGGTAAGTGATGTATCCTCGGCGGAAGCAGCTCTCCTCCACATCTCCCGGCAACCGGTCGATCTGTTATTTACCGACGTGCGGATGCCGGGAATGAGCGGGATCGAACTCATTCAACGGGTACGTCAACTTGATCCGGGTACGGCGGTCGTTGTCTTTACCATTAGCCCGGAGGATTTGTCACCACAATTGAAAACAGAGTTGCAAATTGACTACGTCTTGACGAAACCGGCCACCGCTGAACAATTACGGCTGGCGGCAACGACCCTTCTCGATCCGATCAAGCCGGCTGCGGCAAGCCGTCCTGAAGCCCCGGCGGGAGAGACGTCCGGTGGCAGTCGCTTCAGTCAACGACTGGCGATGCTCCGTTCCCGGCAACCGGTGCAGTCAGCATCAACCGGATCATCGAATGTGGCGATGCGCCTCACGCCGCACCAGAGTGGCCGTAGCGGACGGAGTTATTCCGAAGCGCAACTTGAGCGTATGCGCCAATCGCTGAAGGACCTGGCGCTGGCGCCGGATGTCCAGTGTGCGATTCTGGCCGATATGAGTGGGCTGGTCCTCAGCCACTGGAGTCGCCGACGTGATATTAACGTGACGGTTGTTGCTGCACTGGCAGCCGGTAACACGCTGGCACTGGCCGAGATTGGCCGCCATCTGGGGCAACAGCGGCCTGGTCATCTGGTGATCCACGAAGGGCAGGATCAAAATATCATTATGGCTTCTGTTGATGATCTGATTCTGCTGCTGGCCATTGGTGCCAACGCTTCACTCGGTTGGGCGCGGATTGCCGCTCTGCGTGCCTGTGAAGAGATGGCACGTATCGCTCACAGTGAATAG